A window of the Cygnus atratus isolate AKBS03 ecotype Queensland, Australia chromosome 4, CAtr_DNAZoo_HiC_assembly, whole genome shotgun sequence genome harbors these coding sequences:
- the MED28 gene encoding mediator of RNA polymerase II transcription subunit 28 → MAGALGAMFANQPPGPPPPPPPGPPGGPGPAGLIPPPTGPRNPNNTLVDELEASFEACFASLVSQDYVNGTDQEEIRTGVDQCIQKFLDVARQTECFFLQKRLQLSVQKPEQVIKEDVSELRNELQRKEALIQKHLSKLRHWQQVLEDISVQHKKPAEMPQGPLAYLEQASANIPAPMKQT, encoded by the exons ATGGCGGGCGCGCTGGGCGCCATGTTCGCCAACCagccgccggggccgccgccgccaccgccgccgggACCtccgggggggcccggccctGCCGGCCTCATCCCGCCTCCGACGGGGCCTCGCAACCCCAACAACACGCTCGTGGACGAGCTGGAAGCGTCCTTCGAG GCCTGCTTCGCCTCGCTGGTGAGCCAGGACTACGTGAACGGCACCGACCAGGAGGAGATCCGCACCG GTGTTGATCAGTGCATCCAGAAATTCCTGGATGTTGCAAGGCAAACCGAGtgttttttcctacaaaaaagACTGCAGCTGTCGGTCCAGAAACCGGAACAAGTTATTAAAGAG GATGTGTCAGAGTTAAGAAATgaattgcagagaaaagaagcattaaTTCAGAAGCATTTGAGTAAACTGCGACACTGGCAACAGGTCCTGGAAGACATCAGTGTACAACacaaaaaacctgcagaaatgCCTCAGGGTCCGTTAGCTTACCTAGAACAGGCGTCTGCTAATATTCCTGCTCCAATGAAGCAAACGTGA